In the Styela clava chromosome 8, kaStyClav1.hap1.2, whole genome shotgun sequence genome, one interval contains:
- the LOC144425877 gene encoding uncharacterized protein LOC144425877 yields the protein MKKKDSFFLRVWSINTAFTWLVFTLLSDTLRSKIDRLAEQDISEIWMKMAKHSLYACAVVSSVLLVSVSAFDPSLHVPEIIFGASALVEHGFLREAKSLVGHEIDSLSQPQFPSFEASIQRFDFSNFI from the exons atgaaaaaaaaagattcatttTTTCTTCGAGTTTGGAGCATAAATACAGCATTTACATGGCTTGTCTTCACTTTACTGTCGGACACTCTTCGAAGTAAAATCGATCGTCTTGCTGAACAAGATATCTCGGAAATTTGGATGAAAATGGCGAAGCATTCACTTTATGCATGTGCCGTGGTGTCTTCTGTTCTACTTGTTTCGGTGTCGGCCTTCG ATCCCTCTTTACACGTGCCTGAAATCATATTCGGTGCATCCGCACTCGTGGAACATGGATTTCTGAGGGAAGCCAAATCTCTCGTTGGTCATGAGATTGATTCATTGAGTCAGCCTCAATTTCCATCATTCGAAGCCTCAATCCAAAG attCGACTTTTCCAATTTCATCtaa